One Ahaetulla prasina isolate Xishuangbanna chromosome 1, ASM2864084v1, whole genome shotgun sequence DNA window includes the following coding sequences:
- the BVES gene encoding blood vessel epicardial substance, translating into MNFIEASSITTAPLNFNLDFRNATSVPLNETVCENWREIHHLVFHMANICFAVGLVIPTTFNLHMIVLRAMLSMGCVLFIIWAALFRCAVDMVIWNAVFLVVNFLHFIYLLYKRRPIKINKELSSLYKRMFEPLHVPPELFQRLTGQFCNIQTLKTGQAYAAEDKTSVDERLSILLKGKMKVSYRGHFLHNIYPCAFIDSPEYRSTQMNRDEKFQVSITADDNCKFLCWSRERLVYFLESEPFLFEIFKYLIGKDITNKLYSLNDPTLSDKTSQKIDRQPSLSSQQSVMQMRNSMASSSDGEDGLQHFLRGTSIASTLRQPSPCLRTSSKMKPIEESVEDDVFEAPSATPFKDHE; encoded by the exons ATGAACTTCATCGAAGCCAGTTCAATTACCACAGCCCCATTAAACTTCAACCTGGACTTCAGAAATGCCACCTCTGTGCCTTTGAATGAAACTGTATGTGAAAATTGGAGAGAGATCCATCACCTGGTTTTCCATATGGCCAATATTTGCTTTGCAGTTGGGCTGGTTATTCCAACAACTTTTAATCTCCATATGATTGTTTTACGAGCTATGTTGTCAATGG gGTGTGTACTTTTTATCATCTGGGCAGCCCTTTTTCGTTGTGCTGTGGATATGGTAATCTGGAATGCAGTATTCCTTGTTGTCAATTTTCTGCATTTTATATACTTGCTGTACAAGAGGAGGCCG ataaaaataaataaagagctcaGTAGCCTATACAAGAGAATGTTTGAACCACTCCATGTTCCTCCAGAGCTATTTCAAAGATTGACAGGACAGTTCTGCAATATTCAGACTCTAAAAACAGGTCAAGCATATGCTGCAGAAGATAAAACTTCAGTGGATGAACGATTAAGTATTCTACTAAAAGGAAA AATGAAGGTCTCCTATAGAGGACATTTTCTGCATAATATTTACCCATGTGCCTTTATAGATTCTCCTGAATATCGATCAACTCAGATGAATCGGGATGAGAAATTCCAG GTGTCAATTACTGCTGATGATAACTGCAAATTCTTATGTTGGTCCAGAGAGAGATTAGTGTATTTTCTAGAATCAGagccatttctttttgaaatatttaaGTATCTTATCGGAAAGGATATTACAAACAAGTTATACTCATTAAATGATCCAACCCTAAGTGATAAG ACATCCCAAAAAATAGATCGCCAGCCCAGTCTGTCTTCCCAACAGTCTGTGATGCAAATGAGGAATAGCATGGCAAGTTCAAGCGATGGTGAAGACGGATTGCAACATTTTCTCCGTGGAACCTCTATTGCATCTACCCTTC GCCAACCATCTCCTTGTTTAAGAACATCATCCAAAATGAAACCAATTGAAGAAAGTGTGGAAGACGATGTCTTTGAAGCTCCATCTGCCACACCATTTAAAGATCATGAGTGA